The Macrococcoides canis genome has a window encoding:
- a CDS encoding DUF805 domain-containing protein, translating to MENNMSIKDAFTAFWTKGFTFTGRARRREVWLNILANIIIGFILTVIALLIEMATGGRYHVIDHFGFVAGTIFPYITTIPAMAQASRRLHDLNMSGKIAIVITVLSAILDFITKQMTGTFPVDLDSTSLPIILITIFTGIGGLFLFIINFINGNEGDNKYGKDPKRV from the coding sequence ATGGAAAATAATATGTCGATTAAAGATGCATTTACCGCATTCTGGACGAAAGGATTTACTTTCACAGGACGTGCACGCCGTAGAGAAGTATGGCTGAATATACTGGCGAATATCATTATTGGATTTATTCTTACAGTAATCGCCTTATTGATTGAGATGGCTACTGGTGGACGCTATCATGTGATAGATCATTTTGGATTTGTAGCAGGCACGATTTTCCCTTATATCACAACCATACCAGCAATGGCACAGGCGAGCCGCCGATTACACGATTTAAATATGAGCGGTAAAATTGCAATCGTCATCACGGTTTTATCAGCGATTTTAGACTTTATCACAAAACAAATGACAGGCACTTTTCCCGTAGATTTAGATTCAACATCACTACCAATTATATTAATTACAATATTTACAGGTATCGGAGGACTGTTCTTATTTATTATCAATTTTATTAACGGAAATGAAGGCGATAATAAGTATGGCAAAGACCCGAAACGTGTGTAG